Genomic window (Pseudanabaena sp. FACHB-2040):
ATCCGCAGCTCTCGCTTGTTGTCTGGCGTGTTCTTCATCCAGCGTGACAATCGCATTAACTTTTGGGTTGTGCGTTTTGATTTGCTGAAGATGCGCCTCTAAAACGTCTTGGGCTGAAACTTGACGCTCGCGAATCGCTTTGGCTATCTGGCTAGCTGTCCAAAATACAAGATCACTCATAGGTGCTGAAATTCAATTCTGAATGGTTTTGCTCAACGCCGAGCTTAGTCAAAACCATTACGGCTTGTCTTTCGCGATCTTCCAAAAATTATCGTGATCCACCAAAAACTTTAGAGTGAGTTTCGATAAGCCTTAGGTGTGACACTCGTATGCTCACGAAATACTTTTGTAAAATGGCTCTGGTTCTGAAACCCGACTCGATGGCACACTTCAACGATCGCCAATTCAGGCCGGCTCAGTAATTGTTTTGCTCGCTCAATGCGGCATTGTGTCACATATTGGTAAGGCGCAACGCCGATCGACTGTTTGAACAGACCAGCAAAATAGTGGGGGCTCATTTGCACGACGGCTGCAATCTCCCCTAAACTCAGCGACTGATCAAGATTGTCTTGGATATATGCGATCGCAGTTTTGAGTTTGTAAGGAGATAGCCCACCTGAATACTCTTTGATAATTGCGTTTCGGGTTGCATATCGTCTAATCAAGTGCGTTGCTAAAGCTGTTGCCATCGATTCTGCATAAAGCTGACTATCGCTGCCTGCAAATTCAAGTTCTCGTTTAAGCTCTAGTCCCATGTGATAGATCAGCGGATCTCGTCCCAAGACTTGTGGTGTGAGTTCAATTTGCTCTACGCCCAAATTTCTGTCTGTTACCAGTGCCAGTAAATCTGGATGAAGCGACATCAACATAAATTCCGCATTGCCATACGCTTCGGTACTTAAGCTTTCGTGCGCGGGATTAATGGCAACATTACCTGGCCAGAACTGTTTGTAGACTCGACGATTTGCCTTAAACTCAGTTGACTCGTAGCTCAACCCAATACTTATGATGTGCACCGGAAAGGCATAGTCGGGAGTTGCATGAATGGGCTGGCGATGATATTCAAAATGAATTCCCTTCCATCCGGCCTGCTGGCTAGACATGACAGGCGGTAATGGTAAAACCTGCTGCCAAGCGTCTGATCGCTCAAGCTGAACGAGCCGAGGTTCAAGGTTTTGCATGGCTTTGATGATTGATGGAAGGTAAAAATTATTCTATCGTCAAGTAGAGAACGCAGTTGAGTATTATTCAACTGAGCAATTTATGAGTTGAGCTTGAAGTATTCCTTCCTTTTAGGTTCTATAGGGTTCTTATCCATTTTTCCTGCCCAGTCACATCATGAAAAACTACGTAAATACAAAGCGTTTAATTGATATGGTAACGATTGAGGTGTTCCACCGATTCAGCTATCAAGTAGAAACGACCTTCGTACTCAAACAGTGATCTATGCTCCGTTCCAGTTCAGCGATATGTTAGGCGCTGTCTTAAGCAAGAGTGGCTGAAAAACACAATTGGTCATCATGTGACCTTGGTTTTAATCCATCTTTGTAATTAGCGCAGAGGGTAACATCAACGTATCCATGCTCTCGCAAACACATGATGAATTCTTCCCGCCCAAACCAATGTAACGGAAGATGCTGTAATTCTGTGTCAATTAACTTTCCGTCTTTCCATTTCTCGTAACGAATGAGCGTGTGTTCAACTTGCTCTATCCAATCAATCGAGGATGACGTTTGCATCACAATCACTGAGCCATCCGAGCATTGGATAGGCTGCCGTTGCTTCACAGTATGTTCTGTCTTGAAGGAGTCAACAGGCAATTCTAGATCAATGAAGATTTGCCCATTAGGTTCTAGATGTCTAGCACATGCTCGTAAGGCTGCGATCGCAGCTGTTCGGCTGCCTAGCAACATAAATGACCCTAAAGTTATGACGATTGCACTGAACCTACCCGGGACATCTAGGTTTTCTATTGAACCCTCATAAAGTACGGGATTTAAGCCTCTTACTGCACAGTTCTGTTTACAAGCAGTCAACATGTCAGGGGATGCGTCGATTCCCTCGACATCTAATCCTGCCTCCAGTAAAGGAATTAGTAAACGTCCTGTCCCAACCATTGCCTCCAAAATTCTTCCACCAATTCTGGAAAGATGTTGAATGAAGTAAGGAACATCAGGGTACTCTCCGCCGACTGGCTTGGTCAGTTCATACACCTCAGTACACAAAGTTCCGTATGTGGTTAGCCTCATCTCTATCGCCCACCGCTAGTCGAGCAATGCTTTAACAATAACTTCCTAAGCCGCTCATCTCAGACAAATCAACTAGAGAGTCAGTGAAGCTAAAAGACGGGCTGAGGCACTGGGCAGGCTTTGTGGATGTATCGTGTTGTGGCTAAGCTGGTGGCGATCTTGTTCCTCGCTCCTGCTGCTGACCCTACTCAAAAAAATCTTTTATACGGTTGACGCCTA
Coding sequences:
- a CDS encoding class I SAM-dependent methyltransferase, producing the protein MYELTKPVGGEYPDVPYFIQHLSRIGGRILEAMVGTGRLLIPLLEAGLDVEGIDASPDMLTACKQNCAVRGLNPVLYEGSIENLDVPGRFSAIVITLGSFMLLGSRTAAIAALRACARHLEPNGQIFIDLELPVDSFKTEHTVKQRQPIQCSDGSVIVMQTSSSIDWIEQVEHTLIRYEKWKDGKLIDTELQHLPLHWFGREEFIMCLREHGYVDVTLCANYKDGLKPRSHDDQLCFSATLA
- a CDS encoding AraC family transcriptional regulator produces the protein MQNLEPRLVQLERSDAWQQVLPLPPVMSSQQAGWKGIHFEYHRQPIHATPDYAFPVHIISIGLSYESTEFKANRRVYKQFWPGNVAINPAHESLSTEAYGNAEFMLMSLHPDLLALVTDRNLGVEQIELTPQVLGRDPLIYHMGLELKRELEFAGSDSQLYAESMATALATHLIRRYATRNAIIKEYSGGLSPYKLKTAIAYIQDNLDQSLSLGEIAAVVQMSPHYFAGLFKQSIGVAPYQYVTQCRIERAKQLLSRPELAIVEVCHRVGFQNQSHFTKVFREHTSVTPKAYRNSL